A genomic window from Punica granatum isolate Tunisia-2019 chromosome 2, ASM765513v2, whole genome shotgun sequence includes:
- the LOC116196877 gene encoding glutathione hydrolase 3 translates to MEQQSMESPLLGSDGLVNDAQIKRRKRSSWVRAICFFLAFIAVTFLGLSVSGDLKLHVLRGVITYDNKRVQANDAGIVESGKGVVAADDGRCSEIGASVLRRGGHAVDAAVATAICVGVVNPMASGIGGGAFMIVRSPSTSKAEAFDMRETAPLAASKDMYAKNPMAKYFGALSMGVPGEIAGLHEAWVKYGRLPWRTLFEPSIRLAKEGFVVAPYLAKNIAEWASTITSDPGLKKVFAPKGKLLRAGETCYNIELGRSLEEIAQNGPQAFYNGTVGEKLVKDVKEVGGILTMEDLRNYKVDIIEAMSAEVMGYTIFGMPPPSSGTAGLSLVMNIFNSYGSPNAAKGDLGLHRLVESLKHMFAVRMNLGDPKFVSVDEYVSEMLSPSFAEQIREKIFDNTTFPLPYYMYKWSQLWDRGTSHFGIVDSERNAVSMTTTVNYPFGGGVLSPSTGIVLNNEMGDFSIPTEITPDHLPPAPANFIEPNKRPLSSMTPLIITKDNELAGVIGGSGGLNIIPAVTQVFLNHFVLGMDPLAAVQSPRIYHRLTPNVVLYENFTCIDGDRIEFSEERKLFLEERGHKLEARPSGAIVQLVVQSLGDSMDQKHIAFGRKIQDSENFRVFHGTLTAVSDPRKDGRPAAV, encoded by the exons ATGGAGCAACAGAGCATGGAATCTCCACTCTTGGGCAGTGATGGTTTGGTGAATGATGCTCAGAtcaagaggaggaagaggagcaGTTGGGTGAGAGCCATCTGCTTCTTCCTCGCATTCATTGCTGTTACAT TTCTAGGTCTCTCAGTCTCGGGAGATTTAAAGCTCCATGTACTCAGAGGAGTAATCACTTATGACAATAAAAGAGTCCAAGCGAATGATGCTGGAATTGTCGAGTCCGGGAAGGGAGTTGTGGCTGCCGACGATGGCCGTTGTTCTGAGATTGGGGCATCAGTGCTTCGGCGAGGAGGGCATGCTGTTGATGCAGCAGTAGCTACGGCAATATGTGTAGGTGTTGTTAATCCGATGGCTAGTGGGATTGGTGGGGGAGCCTTCATGATTGTCCGATCTCCCTCAACCTCAAAGGCTGAGGCCTTTGATATGAGGGAAACTGCTCCTCTCGCTGCCTCGAAG GACATGTATGCAAAAAATCCGATGGCCAAGTACTTTGGAGCACTGTCCATGGGAGTCCCTGGTGAGATAGCAGGTCTCCACGAGGCCTGGGTGAAGTATGGACGATTGCCTTGGAGAACGTTATTCGAACCATCAATAAGACTGGCAAAGGAAGGTTTTGTGGTCGCCCCTTACCTTGCAAAGAACATAGCTGAGTGGGCAAGTACAATTACTAGTGATCCCGGGCTAAAGAAAGTGTTTGCACCAAAGGGGAAGTTGTTAAGGGCAGGTGAAACATGCTATAACATAGAGCTGGGTCGAAGCTTAGAGGAGATTGCTCAGAATGGGCCACAGGCATTCTACAATGGGACCGTTGGCGAGAAGTTGGTGAAGGATGTGAAAGAGGTGGGAGGGATTCTAACGATGGAAGATTTACGGAACTATAAAGTGGATATCATTGAAGCAATGTCTGCAGAGGTGATGGGATATACGATATTTGGGATGCCACCTCCTTCTAGTGGGACTGCTGGCCTTTCTTTG GTTATGAACATCTTCAATAGTTATGGGAGCCCTAATGCTGCAAAAGGGGATCTTGGTTTGCACCGGTTGGTGGAGTCGCTGAAGCACATGTTTGCCGTTCGAATGAATTTGGGAGACCCCAAATTTGTAAGCGTTGATGAATATGTGTCCGAGATGCTCTCCCCATCTTTTGCTGAGCAGATAAGGGAGAAGATATTTGATAACACAACCTTCCCTTTGCCGTACTACATGTACAA GTGGAGCCAGTTATGGGATCGTGGAACGAGCCATTTTGGGATTGTAGATTCTGAGCGAAATGCTGTTTCAATGACTACAACTGTTAATTATCCTTTTGGGGGCGGGGTGCTCTCTCCTTCGACTGGAATTGTGCTTAACAACGAGATGGGAGACTTCTCGATTCCAACAGAGATAACTCCTGATCACCTTCCCCCAGCCCCGGCAAATTTCATTGAACCAAACAAGAGACCTCTGTCTTCGATGACACCTCTCATTATCACCAAG GATAATGAACTGGCTGGAGTGATCGGTGGAAGTGGAGGGCTGAATATAATTCCAGCAGTCACCCAAGTCTTCCTGAACCACTTTGTCCTCGGAATGGACCCGCTAGCTGCAGTTCAGAGTCCAAGAATCTACCACAGG CTAACACCTAACGTGGtcttgtacgagaacttcacTTGCATTGATGGAGACCGTATTGAGTTTTCTGAGGAGAGAAAGCTCTTCTTAGAGGAGAGGGGTCACAAGTTGGAAGCTAGGCCGTCTGGAGCTATAGTCCAGCTGGTGGTACAGAGTCTTGGAGATTCCATGGATCAAAAGCACATTGCTTTTGGCCGTAAAATTCAGGACTCAGAAAATTTTCGAGTATTTCACGGGACCCTCACTGCTGTCAGTGACCCGAGAAAAGACGGTAGACCAGCTGctgtttga
- the LOC116194337 gene encoding inositol oxygenase 4-like gives MTILIDQPEMGSQLDVEKTASAIDDLVLDGGFVMPKSAADDGFMAPNINSFGNNFRDYHAESERQKTVEEFYRLQHINQTYDFVKRMREEYGKMDKVEMSIWECCELLNDVVDDSDPDLDEPQIEHLLQTAEAIRKDYPDEDWLHLTGLIHDLGKVLLHPSFGGLPQWAVVGDTFPLGCAFDEANVHHKYFKENPDYDNPAYNTKCGIYSEGCGLDNALISWGHDDYMYLVAKENRTTLPSAALFVIRYHSFYPLHRAGAYTHLMNEEDKENLKWLHIFNKYDLYSKSKVRIDVEKVKPYYLSLIEKYFPEKLRW, from the exons ATGACGATCCTCATTGACCAGCCTGAGATGG GGTCGCAACTCGATGTCGAGAAGACTGCGAGCGCGATCGATGATTTGGTGCTGGATGGTGGGTTCGTCATGCCGAAATCGGCCGCTGACGATGGGTTCATGGCACCGAATATCAACTCGTTCGGAAACAACTTCAG GGACTATCATGCCGAGAGCGAAAGGCAAAAGACCGTGGAGGAGTTCTACCGGTTGCAGCACATCAACCAAACATATGACTTT GTCAAGAGGATGAGGGAGGAGTATGGAAAAATGGACAAGGTGGAGATGAGCATCTGGGAATGCTGCGAGCTCCTGAATGATGTGGTAGACGACAGCGATCCCGACTTGGACGAGCCGCAAATCGAGCATCTCTTGCAGACCGCGGAAGCAATCAGGAAGGATTACCCCGACGAGGACTGGCTGCACTTGACCGGCCTTATCCATG ATCTTGGAAAGGTCCTTCTTCACCCCAGTTTTGGTGGGCTTCCCCAGTGGGCTGTTGTTG GTGACACATTCCCTCTAGGATGTGCTTTTGATGAAGCAAATGTCCACCACAag TACTTCAAGGAGAACCCTGACTACGACAACCCGGCTTATAACACCAAGTGCGGGATATATTCCGAAGGGTGCGGATTGGACAACGCATTGATTTCATGGGGACATGATGACTACATGTACTTG GTGGCTAAGGAAAATAGAACTACTCTTCCCTCTGCAGCATTGTTCGTTATCCGATATCACTCGTTCTACC CATTGCACAGGGCAGGAGCGTACACGCACCTCATGAATGAGGAGGACAAAGAGAACTTGAAGTGGCTTCACATATTCAA TAAGTATGACCTTTACAGCAAGAGCAAGGTCCGGATCGATGTCGAGAAAGTGAAGCCATACTATCTGTCCCTCATTGAAAAA TATTTCCCTGAGAAGCTTAGGTGGTAG
- the LOC116194076 gene encoding AP-4 complex subunit sigma produces MGIRFILMVNKQGQTRLAQYYEYLTLEERRALEGEIVRKCLARTEQQCSFVEHRNYKIVYRRYASLFFLVGVDNDENELAILEFIHLLVETMDRHFGNVCELDIMFHLEKAHFMLEEMVMNGCIVETSKSNILMPIQLMDKTS; encoded by the exons ATGGGGATCCGATTCATACTGATGGTGAACAAGCAGGGCCAAACCCGGCTGGCCCAGTACTACGAGTACCTAACCCTAGAAGAAAGGCGGGCCCTTGAAGGCGAGATCGTCCGCAAATGCCTCGCCCGCACCGAGCAGCAG TGTTCGTTTGTCGAGCATCGGAACTACAAAATCGTATACAGGCGCTATGCCTCGCTTTTTTTCCTGGTTGGAGTAGACAATGATGAG AACGAGCTTGCAATTTTGGAGTTCATACATCTTTTGGTGGAAACAATGGACCGGCATTTTGGTAATGTG TGTGAGCTTGATATAATGTTCCACCTGGAGAAAGCACACTTTATGCTGGAGGAGATGGTCATGAATGGGTGCATCGTGGAGACTAGCAAATCAAACATTTTGATGCCGATACAACTCATGGACAAAACTTCGTGA